A genomic window from Pseudonocardia broussonetiae includes:
- a CDS encoding LLM class flavin-dependent oxidoreductase codes for MSPTPIRLAVALDGAGWHPSAWREPSARPTELFTPRYWADLVRTAERGLLDLVTIEDAIGIQSHRAAVPDRRTDEVRGRLDALLIASFVAPLTRRIGLVPTVTTTHTEPFTVSSALATLDHTSLGRAGWQVRVSTTATDAALLGRREVAPFRPADLANGLPPGVLELFAEAADVIEAVRRLWDSWEDDAEIRDVATRRFIDRDKVHRVDVTSPTFSVRGPAITPRPPQGQPVVSALAHRREPYELAARGADLVFVTPTPARGAADVLADVRDAEGDVGRAGEPLRVLADVVVLLDSPTETGAARLRRLDDRTGEPFTSDTTVFTGPAAELADLVAAWHELGYAGVRLRPAALPDDLDRIVDDLVPELQRRGLFRTSYEAPTLRGLLGLPTEVPSRYAAAAAGGAR; via the coding sequence ATGTCCCCCACCCCGATCCGCCTCGCCGTCGCGCTCGACGGCGCCGGCTGGCACCCCTCCGCGTGGCGCGAGCCGAGCGCCCGCCCGACCGAGCTGTTCACCCCGCGCTACTGGGCCGACCTGGTCCGCACCGCCGAGCGCGGCCTCCTCGACCTCGTCACGATCGAGGACGCCATCGGCATCCAGTCCCACCGGGCCGCCGTGCCCGACCGCCGCACCGACGAGGTACGCGGGCGCCTCGACGCGCTGCTGATCGCCTCCTTCGTCGCCCCGCTGACCCGCCGCATCGGCCTCGTGCCGACCGTGACCACCACCCACACCGAGCCCTTCACGGTCTCGAGCGCGCTCGCGACCCTCGACCACACCTCGCTGGGGCGCGCGGGCTGGCAGGTGCGCGTGTCGACGACCGCGACGGACGCCGCGCTGCTCGGCCGCCGCGAGGTCGCCCCGTTCCGGCCGGCCGACCTCGCGAACGGGCTGCCCCCCGGCGTGCTCGAGCTGTTCGCCGAGGCCGCGGACGTGATCGAGGCCGTCCGCAGGCTCTGGGACAGCTGGGAGGACGACGCCGAGATCCGCGACGTCGCCACCCGCCGGTTCATCGACCGCGACAAGGTCCACCGCGTGGACGTCACCTCGCCGACGTTCTCCGTCCGCGGTCCGGCGATCACGCCGCGCCCGCCGCAGGGGCAGCCCGTCGTCAGCGCCCTGGCCCACCGCCGCGAGCCCTACGAGCTCGCCGCGCGCGGCGCCGACCTGGTGTTCGTGACCCCGACCCCGGCCCGCGGCGCCGCCGACGTGCTCGCCGACGTCCGCGACGCGGAGGGTGACGTGGGGCGCGCGGGCGAACCCCTGCGCGTCCTCGCCGACGTCGTGGTGCTGCTCGACTCGCCCACCGAGACCGGCGCAGCACGGCTGCGCCGGCTGGACGACCGCACCGGGGAGCCGTTCACGTCCGACACCACCGTCTTCACCGGGCCGGCCGCCGAGCTGGCCGACCTCGTCGCCGCCTGGCACGAGCTGGGCTACGCCGGGGTCCGGCTGCGCCCGGCCGCCCTGCCCGACGACCTCGACCGCATCGTCGACGACCTGGTGCCCGAGCTGCAACGCCGCGGCCTGTTCCGCACGTCCTACGAGGCCCCGACGCTGCGCGGGCTGCTCGGCCTGCCCACCGAGGTCCCCAGCCGCTACGCCGCCGCCGCGGCCGGAGGAGCCCGATGA
- a CDS encoding NAD(P)H-dependent oxidoreductase, with product MSELQVVGVVGGPEAGGRTATAVAGVLAGAAKAGAATSLLELSDRPVTEVVAALGAADAVVFGSPVYRATYSALLKDLLERTERGRWGETTAPLQGKVAATVLTGASPHHFLAVDDLRGVLAGFFAVQVLSPGLYLDHGAYTDRTTLTGDAADLTAAHGLALADLTTAVRGSAALRALTPLV from the coding sequence ATGAGCGAGTTGCAGGTCGTCGGGGTCGTGGGCGGGCCCGAAGCGGGAGGGCGCACGGCCACGGCCGTCGCCGGGGTGCTGGCGGGGGCGGCGAAGGCGGGCGCGGCGACGTCGCTGCTGGAGCTGTCCGACCGGCCCGTCACCGAGGTGGTCGCCGCGCTCGGCGCCGCCGACGCCGTCGTGTTCGGCAGCCCGGTCTACCGCGCCACCTACAGCGCCCTGCTCAAGGACCTGCTCGAGCGCACCGAGCGCGGCAGGTGGGGCGAGACCACCGCGCCGCTGCAGGGGAAGGTCGCGGCCACCGTGCTCACCGGTGCGAGCCCGCACCACTTCCTCGCCGTCGACGACCTGCGCGGCGTGCTCGCGGGCTTCTTCGCCGTGCAGGTCCTCTCGCCCGGCCTCTACCTCGACCACGGCGCCTACACCGACCGCACCACGCTCACCGGTGACGCCGCCGACCTCACCGCCGCGCACGGCCTCGCGCTCGCCGACCTCACCACCGCGGTCCGGGGCTCGGCGGCCCTGCGCGCGCTGACCCCGCTGGTCTGA
- a CDS encoding NtaA/DmoA family FMN-dependent monooxygenase (This protein belongs to a clade of FMN-dependent monooxygenases, within a broader family of flavin-dependent oxidoreductases, the luciferase-like monooxygenase (LMM) family, some of whose members use coenzyme F420 rather than FMN.), which translates to MSERRKQIILGAYLGGVNHHTAWWHPDAGSQIDFSTFEHTARTAERGKFDFFFLAEGLALRERAGQVFDQDIVGRPDSLSVLASLAAVTTHLGLAGTVNATFNEPYELARRFATLDHLSGGRAAWNVVTSFDAFTGANFRRGGFLDRSQRYERAEQMIDAVTALWDSWDDADLRADAAAGDFLGRAGAGDFRVRSSQFDITGRFTVPRSPQGRPVVLQAGVSPEGRDFAARNSDAIFSPYGQLPEAAEFYRDVKARAVRHGRHPDEVKILPSASFVLGDTEAEAQERYREVRDGQVTGQTAQILLEQVWNRDLSGYDPDGPLPDVEPDLDAPPFIQGRAFVHGDRVATVARWREIAEAKGLTLRGLVLDQFERGPFVGTPAQVAQQIDDFVQGDGSDGLILGSHLVPWGLDEFVDRVVPLLQERGSLRADYTGTTLRDNLGLPALPRASRSDGAARSA; encoded by the coding sequence ATGAGCGAGCGACGCAAGCAGATCATCCTCGGCGCCTACCTGGGCGGGGTGAACCACCACACCGCCTGGTGGCACCCCGACGCCGGCAGCCAGATCGACTTCTCCACCTTCGAGCACACCGCCCGCACCGCCGAGCGCGGGAAGTTCGACTTCTTCTTCCTCGCCGAGGGCCTCGCGCTGCGCGAGCGCGCCGGGCAGGTGTTCGACCAGGACATCGTGGGGCGCCCCGACTCGCTGTCCGTCCTGGCCTCGCTCGCCGCGGTCACCACGCACCTCGGCCTGGCGGGCACGGTCAACGCCACCTTCAACGAGCCCTACGAGCTGGCCCGCCGGTTCGCGACGCTCGACCACCTCTCCGGCGGGCGCGCCGCGTGGAACGTCGTCACCTCGTTCGACGCCTTCACCGGCGCCAACTTCCGCCGCGGCGGGTTCCTCGACCGCTCCCAGCGCTACGAGCGGGCCGAGCAGATGATCGACGCGGTGACGGCGCTCTGGGACTCCTGGGACGACGCCGACCTGCGCGCCGACGCCGCCGCCGGCGACTTCCTGGGCCGGGCGGGCGCGGGCGACTTCCGCGTCCGCAGCAGCCAGTTCGACATCACGGGGCGGTTCACGGTGCCGCGCAGCCCGCAGGGGCGGCCGGTGGTCCTGCAGGCCGGGGTGTCGCCGGAGGGCCGCGACTTCGCCGCCCGCAACTCCGACGCGATCTTCTCCCCGTACGGGCAGCTGCCCGAGGCCGCGGAGTTCTACCGCGACGTCAAGGCCCGTGCCGTCCGCCACGGGCGCCACCCCGACGAGGTCAAGATCCTCCCGTCGGCGAGCTTCGTCCTCGGCGACACGGAGGCGGAGGCGCAGGAGCGGTACCGGGAGGTGCGCGACGGGCAGGTCACCGGGCAGACCGCACAGATCCTGCTCGAGCAGGTCTGGAACCGCGACCTGTCGGGCTACGACCCCGACGGCCCGCTGCCCGACGTCGAGCCGGACCTGGACGCACCGCCGTTCATCCAGGGCCGGGCGTTCGTGCACGGCGACCGCGTCGCGACCGTCGCCCGCTGGCGGGAGATCGCGGAGGCGAAGGGCCTCACGCTGCGGGGGCTGGTGCTCGACCAGTTCGAGCGCGGCCCGTTCGTGGGCACGCCGGCGCAGGTGGCGCAGCAGATCGACGACTTCGTGCAGGGCGACGGCTCCGACGGCCTGATCCTCGGCTCGCACCTGGTGCCGTGGGGCCTCGACGAGTTCGTCGACCGGGTCGTGCCGCTGCTGCAGGAGCGCGGCTCGCTGCGCGCCGACTACACGGGCACGACGCTGCGCGACAACCTCGGCCTGCCCGCGCTGCCCCGCGCCTCCCGCAGCGACGGCGCCGCGCGCTCGGCCTGA
- a CDS encoding dipeptide ABC transporter ATP-binding protein yields MSLLRIEDLRVSYRTAGGELAAVTGAGLEVAPGEVVAVVGESGSGKSTLAHAAIGLLPDNGRITGGRVLLGGEDITGLPEKRLRAIRGRRIGLVPQDPAISLNPVRRVGEQVAEALRVHGLADRRGARTAAVDLLGRAGLPDPAVRARQYPHELSGGMRQRVLIAIAIAAEPELIIADEPTSALDVTVQRRILDHLEHLTRSAGTAVLLITHDLGVAADRADRLVVMSGGRVVEQGPTREVLADPQDPYTRTLLASAPGLGLRPPCVRTTAPATIATHDPLVDVRDLVKDFPLPGGATLRAVDGVSFSIARGETLALVGESGSGKSTTARLVLRLADPTSGTVRFDGTDITALRGRRWRELRRRAQLVYQNPYASLDPRFTVEEVIAEPLRAFRTGDAAARRARAAELVERVALPASVLARRPVELSGGQRQRVAIARALALSPDLVVCDEPVSALDVSVQAQVLDLLAELQADAGLAYLFISHDLAVVRRVAHRVGVLRDGRLLELAPTEQLFDAPAHDYTRELLAAIAGQRAPLQEPA; encoded by the coding sequence GTGAGCCTGCTGAGGATCGAGGACCTGCGGGTCTCCTACCGCACCGCGGGCGGCGAGCTGGCGGCCGTCACGGGGGCCGGGCTGGAGGTCGCGCCCGGCGAGGTCGTGGCCGTCGTCGGGGAGTCCGGTTCGGGCAAGTCGACGCTCGCGCACGCCGCGATCGGGCTGCTGCCCGACAACGGGCGGATCACCGGCGGCCGCGTCCTGCTGGGCGGGGAGGACATCACCGGACTGCCGGAGAAGCGCCTGCGCGCGATCCGCGGCCGGCGCATCGGCCTCGTGCCGCAGGACCCGGCGATCTCCCTCAACCCGGTGCGCCGGGTCGGCGAGCAGGTCGCCGAGGCGCTGCGGGTGCACGGCCTGGCCGACCGGCGGGGCGCCCGCACGGCCGCCGTCGACCTGCTCGGCCGCGCCGGGCTGCCCGACCCGGCGGTCCGCGCGCGGCAGTACCCGCACGAGCTGTCGGGCGGGATGCGCCAGCGCGTGCTGATCGCGATCGCGATCGCCGCCGAGCCCGAGCTGATCATCGCCGACGAGCCGACGAGCGCCCTGGACGTCACCGTGCAGCGGCGGATCCTCGACCACCTCGAGCACCTGACCCGCTCGGCCGGCACCGCGGTCCTGCTCATCACCCACGACCTCGGCGTGGCGGCCGACCGGGCCGACCGGCTCGTGGTCATGTCCGGCGGGCGGGTGGTGGAGCAGGGGCCGACGCGGGAGGTGCTGGCCGACCCGCAGGACCCGTACACGCGCACGCTGCTGGCGAGCGCGCCGGGGCTGGGCCTCCGGCCCCCGTGCGTGCGAACCACGGCCCCAGCGACGATCGCCACTCACGACCCCCTCGTCGACGTCCGCGATCTCGTCAAGGACTTCCCCCTGCCCGGCGGCGCCACCCTGCGCGCCGTCGACGGCGTGAGCTTCTCCATCGCCCGCGGCGAGACACTGGCGCTGGTGGGCGAGTCGGGCTCGGGCAAGTCGACGACCGCGCGGCTCGTGCTGCGCCTGGCCGACCCGACATCGGGCACCGTGCGGTTCGACGGCACCGACATCACCGCGCTGCGCGGCCGGCGCTGGCGCGAGCTCCGCCGGCGCGCGCAGCTCGTCTACCAGAACCCGTACGCCTCGCTGGACCCCCGGTTCACCGTCGAGGAGGTCATCGCCGAGCCGCTGCGGGCCTTCCGCACCGGTGACGCCGCCGCCCGCCGGGCCCGCGCGGCCGAGCTGGTGGAGCGGGTCGCGCTGCCCGCGTCGGTGCTCGCGCGACGCCCGGTGGAACTGTCGGGCGGGCAGCGCCAGCGCGTCGCCATCGCCCGGGCCCTGGCGCTCTCGCCCGACCTCGTCGTCTGCGACGAGCCGGTCTCGGCCCTCGACGTCTCGGTGCAGGCGCAGGTGCTCGACCTGCTCGCGGAGCTGCAGGCCGACGCCGGGCTCGCCTACCTCTTCATCTCCCACGACCTCGCCGTCGTGCGGCGCGTCGCGCACCGCGTCGGCGTGCTGCGCGACGGGCGGCTGCTCGAGCTCGCGCCCACCGAGCAGCTGTTCGACGCGCCCGCGCACGACTACACCCGCGAGCTGCTGGCGGCCATCGCCGGACAGCGCGCCCCACTCCAGGAGCCCGCGTGA
- a CDS encoding LLM class flavin-dependent oxidoreductase — protein MSPFTEARLHLGVEIGGAGRHPGAARRGRLDAEALLDPAWSVGLVRTAAARGLDLVVLTGPFAGTADTPELDAVALAARIAPVVPGIGLVPQATVTRAEPVHLSTAIAALDLVSDGRAGWEPVVSGTGAAPSGREPAAPADLLWREAGEVVDVVARLGDSDPLTVVRADEPEALAVAARSADVVRIAAPDLATARDARRRVRDAVQDAGRRADDVTVLLDVEVHLAATRTLAEDSLRGLDAAAGPLAPSSVRVVGTSGALADVVERVLHLRAADGVTFVPLALPGDLRAVTSELVPLLAGRGLFRTGRPGERLRTRFGPGRPADRHAAVGSAS, from the coding sequence ATGAGTCCCTTCACCGAGGCCCGGCTGCACCTGGGCGTGGAGATCGGCGGTGCGGGCCGGCACCCCGGTGCCGCCCGCCGCGGCCGGCTCGACGCGGAAGCCCTGCTCGACCCGGCCTGGTCGGTCGGGCTGGTGCGCACCGCCGCCGCGCGCGGCCTGGACCTGGTCGTCCTCACCGGGCCGTTCGCGGGCACCGCGGACACGCCGGAGCTCGACGCCGTCGCGCTCGCCGCGCGGATCGCGCCGGTGGTGCCGGGCATCGGGCTGGTGCCGCAGGCGACCGTCACCCGCGCCGAGCCGGTCCACCTCTCCACGGCGATCGCGGCGCTCGACCTCGTCTCCGACGGCCGCGCCGGCTGGGAGCCGGTCGTGTCGGGCACCGGGGCGGCGCCGTCCGGGCGCGAGCCCGCGGCCCCCGCAGACCTGCTGTGGCGCGAGGCGGGCGAGGTCGTCGACGTCGTGGCGCGGCTCGGGGACTCCGACCCGCTCACCGTGGTGCGTGCCGACGAACCGGAGGCCCTCGCCGTCGCGGCGCGGTCCGCCGACGTCGTCCGGATCGCCGCGCCGGACCTGGCCACCGCCCGCGACGCCCGCCGGCGCGTCCGCGACGCCGTGCAGGACGCCGGACGCCGCGCCGACGACGTGACCGTCCTGCTCGACGTCGAGGTGCACCTGGCCGCGACCCGCACCCTCGCCGAGGACTCCCTGCGCGGCCTCGACGCCGCCGCGGGGCCGCTCGCGCCGTCGTCGGTGCGGGTGGTGGGCACCTCGGGCGCGCTGGCCGACGTCGTCGAGCGGGTCCTGCACCTGCGCGCGGCCGACGGCGTCACGTTCGTCCCGCTCGCCCTGCCCGGCGACCTGCGCGCCGTCACAAGCGAACTCGTGCCGCTGCTCGCCGGACGCGGCCTGTTCCGCACCGGCCGTCCCGGCGAGCGGCTGCGCACCCGGTTCGGGCCCGGCCGTCCCGCCGACCGTCACGCCGCTGTGGGGAGCGCGTCGTGA
- a CDS encoding ABC transporter permease: MTDLLASALPATVDERPQAAPVAAPDRRRRALVFALRRPGLVASVVIAALVLVAAFAPSVLAPGDPLLGVVADRLQPPSAAHVFGTDYLGRDLYTRVVHGAALSLQATVVAVAVALVLGGLLGLLAGFAGRWVDEAVMRFVDVLLAIPPLLLSLALITALGYGTVNIAVAVGIASVAQFARIMRSEVLRVRRSTYVEAARAVGTRWWVSLLRHVLPNAARPVLVLSVLEFGLAVLAVSSLSFLGYGVPPPAPEWGSLVSEGRNYLDSWWLCAMPGLTIAATVLAVGRISRALDGEWSLS; this comes from the coding sequence ATGACCGACCTGCTGGCGTCGGCGCTGCCGGCCACCGTCGACGAGCGCCCGCAGGCCGCGCCCGTCGCCGCTCCGGACCGGCGCCGCCGCGCGCTGGTGTTCGCGCTGCGCCGGCCCGGGCTCGTCGCCTCCGTGGTGATCGCCGCGCTGGTGCTGGTGGCGGCGTTCGCGCCGTCGGTCCTGGCACCGGGCGACCCGCTGCTCGGCGTCGTCGCCGACCGCCTGCAGCCACCGAGCGCCGCGCACGTGTTCGGCACCGACTACCTGGGGCGCGACCTCTACACCCGGGTCGTGCACGGGGCGGCGCTGTCGCTGCAGGCCACGGTCGTCGCCGTCGCGGTGGCGCTGGTGCTGGGCGGGCTGCTGGGCCTACTGGCCGGGTTCGCCGGACGGTGGGTCGACGAGGCCGTGATGCGCTTCGTCGACGTGCTGCTGGCGATCCCGCCGCTGCTGCTGTCGCTGGCGCTGATCACGGCGCTGGGCTACGGCACCGTCAACATCGCCGTGGCGGTCGGCATCGCGAGCGTGGCGCAGTTCGCGCGGATCATGCGCTCGGAGGTGCTGCGGGTGCGGCGCTCCACCTACGTCGAGGCCGCCCGCGCGGTCGGGACCCGCTGGTGGGTCTCGCTGCTGCGCCACGTCCTGCCCAACGCCGCGCGGCCGGTGCTCGTGCTGTCGGTCCTGGAGTTCGGGCTCGCGGTGCTGGCCGTGTCGTCGCTGTCGTTCCTCGGCTACGGCGTGCCGCCGCCCGCGCCGGAGTGGGGGTCGCTGGTGTCGGAGGGGCGCAACTACCTGGACTCGTGGTGGCTGTGCGCCATGCCCGGTCTGACGATCGCGGCCACCGTGCTCGCGGTCGGCCGTATCTCCCGGGCCCTGGACGGCGAGTGGAGCCTGTCGTGA
- a CDS encoding LLM class flavin-dependent oxidoreductase, which yields MKFLVMTLISNGPDPVTGRTPSPATRFRRVVDNAVLAEELGYDGYAVGERHERPFFSSSPPVVLSHIAARTSAIRLFTAVTTLSLLDPVRAYEDYATLDHLADGRLDLIIGKGNGAAQKELFSVTTEDQWARNKEGYELFRRLWREDRVTWEGRFRPPLTDAETWPRPLQQPIRVWHGSATSRESVELAAQYGDPLFSANVTNPIEPYAELVAHYRERWAHHGHDPADAVVGAGTAGFHVAPTSQQALAEYEPIFAHRRDLFARLGVDPVFHTLEDYVERSSALVGSPQQIVDKVLRYHDRLGHEVTHLHADGDGLSPRRHREALEQFQSDVAPALRAVVPSRPLGGPLPREADDTLPADARPVAVAS from the coding sequence GTGAAGTTCCTCGTCATGACCCTGATCTCGAACGGTCCCGACCCCGTCACCGGTCGCACGCCGAGCCCGGCCACCCGCTTCCGGCGCGTCGTCGACAACGCGGTGCTCGCCGAGGAGCTGGGCTACGACGGCTACGCCGTGGGCGAGCGCCACGAGCGCCCGTTCTTCTCGTCGTCGCCACCGGTGGTGCTCTCCCACATCGCGGCGCGCACGAGTGCGATCCGGCTGTTCACGGCGGTGACGACGCTGTCGCTGCTCGACCCGGTCCGCGCCTACGAGGACTACGCCACCCTCGACCACCTCGCCGACGGCCGTCTCGACCTCATCATCGGCAAGGGCAACGGCGCCGCGCAGAAGGAGCTGTTCTCCGTGACGACGGAGGACCAGTGGGCCCGCAACAAGGAGGGCTACGAACTGTTCCGGCGGCTGTGGCGGGAGGACCGGGTGACGTGGGAGGGGCGGTTCCGCCCGCCCCTGACCGACGCCGAGACCTGGCCCCGCCCGCTGCAGCAGCCGATCCGCGTCTGGCACGGCAGCGCGACGAGCCGTGAGAGCGTCGAGCTCGCCGCGCAGTACGGCGACCCGCTGTTCTCGGCGAACGTCACCAACCCGATCGAGCCCTACGCCGAGCTGGTCGCCCACTACCGCGAGCGCTGGGCGCACCACGGCCACGACCCGGCCGACGCCGTCGTGGGTGCGGGCACCGCCGGCTTCCACGTCGCCCCGACCTCGCAGCAGGCGCTCGCCGAGTACGAGCCGATCTTCGCCCACCGCCGCGACCTGTTCGCCCGGCTCGGCGTCGACCCGGTGTTCCACACGCTGGAGGACTACGTCGAGCGCAGCTCCGCGCTGGTCGGGAGCCCGCAGCAGATCGTCGACAAGGTGCTGCGCTACCACGACCGGCTCGGTCACGAGGTCACCCACCTGCACGCCGACGGCGACGGGCTCTCCCCGCGGCGGCACCGGGAGGCGCTGGAGCAGTTCCAGTCCGACGTCGCCCCGGCGCTGCGCGCGGTCGTCCCGAGCCGCCCGCTCGGCGGGCCGCTGCCGCGCGAGGCCGACGACACCCTGCCGGCCGACGCGCGGCCCGTGGCGGTCGCGTCGTGA
- a CDS encoding LLM class flavin-dependent oxidoreductase produces the protein MTPLSILDLSPVPAGGTAGDALRHSIDLARVAERAGYHRYWVAEHHLNPGLASSSTPVLVALLAAATSTIRVGSGAVQLPNTPPLQVAEQFGTVAAVHPGRVDLGLGRFDLHKVLALIAQGRAAAQGDAPPPPPPRVVDGLLIPPPARFAGDLSLFGALGALLGFSADDPSPDYDEQVGTILDHIAGRSTRPDGQPLQVLPALGADLDVWVLGSSAGESARVAGARGLPFAASYHTVPHTVLDAVAAYREAFRPSERLDRPHVMVSADVVVAETDERARELAAPYAQWVLDIRSGRGAHPYVTPAQARERVWTDAERAGVEDRVTTQVVGSPRTAAEALAVLVRATGADELLVTTITTDHADRVRSTELLAQAWAEHTTRERKRVPEHSYPLTGAGGAR, from the coding sequence GTGACGCCCCTGTCGATCCTCGACCTCTCCCCCGTGCCCGCCGGCGGCACCGCGGGGGACGCCCTGCGCCACTCGATCGACCTCGCCCGCGTCGCCGAGCGCGCCGGCTACCACCGCTACTGGGTGGCCGAGCACCACCTGAACCCGGGCCTCGCGTCGTCGTCGACACCGGTGCTGGTGGCCCTGCTCGCGGCGGCGACGTCGACGATCCGGGTCGGCTCGGGTGCGGTGCAGCTGCCGAACACGCCGCCGCTGCAGGTGGCCGAGCAGTTCGGCACGGTCGCCGCGGTGCACCCCGGACGCGTCGACCTCGGCCTCGGCCGGTTCGACCTCCACAAGGTCCTCGCGCTGATCGCGCAGGGCCGGGCCGCCGCACAGGGCGACGCACCGCCGCCCCCGCCGCCGCGGGTCGTCGACGGGCTGCTGATCCCCCCGCCCGCGCGGTTCGCGGGCGACCTGTCCCTGTTCGGCGCGCTGGGGGCGCTGCTCGGCTTCTCCGCCGACGACCCGTCCCCCGACTACGACGAGCAGGTCGGCACGATCCTCGACCACATCGCCGGGCGCAGCACCCGCCCCGACGGGCAGCCGCTGCAGGTGCTGCCCGCGCTCGGCGCCGACCTCGACGTGTGGGTGCTGGGCTCCAGCGCCGGCGAGAGCGCGCGCGTCGCCGGGGCCCGGGGTCTGCCCTTCGCCGCGAGCTACCACACCGTGCCGCACACGGTGCTCGACGCGGTGGCCGCCTACCGGGAGGCGTTCCGGCCCTCGGAGCGGCTCGATCGGCCGCACGTGATGGTGTCGGCCGACGTCGTCGTCGCCGAGACCGACGAGCGGGCGCGCGAGCTGGCCGCCCCGTACGCGCAGTGGGTGCTCGACATCCGGTCCGGGCGCGGGGCGCACCCGTACGTGACGCCGGCGCAGGCCCGGGAGCGGGTCTGGACCGACGCCGAGCGCGCGGGCGTCGAGGACCGCGTGACGACCCAGGTCGTCGGGTCGCCGCGGACCGCGGCGGAGGCGCTGGCCGTGCTGGTCCGCGCGACCGGCGCCGACGAGCTGCTGGTCACGACGATCACCACCGACCACGCCGACCGCGTGCGCAGCACCGAGCTGCTGGCGCAGGCGTGGGCCGAACACACCACCCGTGAGCGGAAACGAGTGCCGGAGCACTCGTATCCACTCACGGGTGCAGGAGGTGCACGATGA
- a CDS encoding ABC transporter permease, giving the protein MGSPLARYLVRRVGLAVAVLWAAFTVSFVVLFLLPGDPVETMAGGGLTGEPLPPEELAALRARYGLDQPLLVQYGIRLWAALRGDLGTSIQNGQDVTAAIADALPSTLALAAAALLLAVVAGSATALVATYTRARWLRQLLLALPSLGVSLPVFWVGLLLVQVFSFGLGLFPAVGARGPSALVLPAVTLAIPLGAQVAQVLATCLDRALADPYVVTARAKGVGRVAIHLRHALQNAAIPALTVVGLIVGQLLAGTVVVETVFTRPGLGRLTVSAVGVQDIPLVQGIVVFAAAVYVGVNLLVDLVYPALDPRIAVGAQS; this is encoded by the coding sequence GTGGGGTCGCCCCTCGCCCGCTACCTGGTCCGGCGGGTCGGCCTCGCGGTCGCCGTGCTGTGGGCGGCGTTCACCGTCTCGTTCGTCGTGCTGTTCCTGCTGCCCGGCGACCCCGTCGAGACCATGGCGGGCGGGGGGCTGACCGGCGAGCCGCTGCCGCCGGAGGAGCTCGCCGCGCTGCGCGCCCGGTACGGCCTGGACCAGCCGCTGCTCGTGCAGTACGGCATCCGGCTGTGGGCCGCACTGCGCGGTGACCTCGGCACGTCGATCCAGAACGGGCAGGACGTGACGGCGGCGATCGCCGACGCGCTGCCCTCGACGCTCGCGCTGGCGGCCGCGGCGCTGCTGCTGGCCGTCGTCGCGGGATCGGCGACGGCGCTCGTCGCGACGTACACCCGGGCCCGCTGGCTGCGGCAGCTCCTGCTGGCGCTGCCCTCGCTCGGGGTGTCGCTGCCGGTGTTCTGGGTGGGGCTGCTGCTGGTGCAGGTGTTCTCGTTCGGGCTCGGGCTGTTCCCGGCCGTCGGCGCCCGCGGGCCCTCGGCGCTCGTCCTCCCGGCCGTGACGCTCGCGATCCCGCTCGGGGCGCAGGTCGCGCAGGTGCTGGCCACGTGCCTGGACCGAGCGCTCGCCGACCCCTACGTCGTCACCGCGCGCGCCAAGGGCGTCGGGCGGGTGGCGATCCACCTGCGGCACGCGCTGCAGAACGCGGCCATCCCCGCGCTGACCGTCGTCGGCCTGATCGTCGGCCAGCTCCTCGCCGGGACCGTCGTCGTGGAGACCGTGTTCACCCGGCCCGGTCTGGGGCGCCTGACGGTGAGCGCCGTCGGCGTCCAGGACATCCCGCTGGTGCAGGGGATCGTCGTGTTCGCGGCGGCGGTGTACGTCGGCGTGAACCTGCTCGTCGACCTCGTCTACCCGGCCCTGGACCCGCGCATCGCAGTGGGAGCGCAGTCATGA